The genomic stretch tttgtttttatttacgGTAGATAAAATAGTATATATAATACCAGCTGGGATCTCAAAGAAAATAAAGCAATCTCAAAAACAGATTTGATCAAGATGGGAAAATTCACTGTCTTAAATATGATATTCCTTGTGATGTTTATTGGGTGGTTAATGGTTTGGATTTTGTTACCTACAAAATCTTCCGAACTCAAGTGGACACCCAAACTGCAAAGCCAACTTAGCTCAAAATACTTCAGAGAACAAGGTTGAGAGATACATATatgaattatttatatatatgcatgttgtaaccattttacacatatatatatatatattcttttattcTTAAAATTATTTATGCTAATTAATGAACATACTTAATTTGCAGGGACAAATATTCTGCTTTTCACATTCCCTATAATGTTCATAGCAGCTTTGAGCTGTGTTTATCTCCATCTCCACAAGAAATCACCAAACTCCAACATGTAGAGATAACTAAACATAAACTACTATAATGAATTTTTCTTATTGCAAAATCAATACTTCTATGAAAACTGCTGGTTAATATTTTTATTcttaattattataatatatatgtttcAGTGGTCAAATGAGCGGACTTGGTCGACGTTTGGCCTCATGGAGAAGTCCAGTGTGTGTTAAAGCACCTCTGGGGATTGTTAGCTCAGTGGAGCTATCTTTTGCAGTCATGTTTGTTGTTCTCCTAATATGGTCTCTGACCAATTATTTATATTTCAGCTTTAATGGCCACCTCCACATGCATGCAGGAGAAAAAATGTAACATTTAACattctataaatataaatatatatatatatatattaaatttctTAATTTGGTTCCAATACATGCATGTCTATATATGTTGttgataataaattaataattaataacattggTGGTGTATATCTTGTCTACAGATGGCACGCAAAACTCCGGAGTGTACCATTGAGACTTGCTTATATTGGAAACGTGTGTTgggcttttcttttctttccggTGACAAGAGGCTCTTCACTTCTGCCTCTGGTTGGACTCACATCAGAGTCTAGTATTAAATATCACATCTGGCTTGGCCATCTCTCCATGGTTCTCTTTTCTGCCCATACCGTAGGAGTCCTCATTTCCTGGATCACGGCCAATCAAATGTTTAAGGTACGTAATAATATCATATATATTACTGGCCATATAAGTATATTATGAATATAATAAAACTAAcacatttttaaatataatatatatatatatgtatgttcaTGTTGCAGGCACTAGAATGGAGCCAAACCTATGTATCAAATGTAGCAGGAGAGATCGCAATGGTAGTGGCATTAGTGATGTGGGTGGCGAGCATTAGCAGAGTAAGACGAAAGATGTTTGAGGTGTTTTTCTACACACACCAACTCTACACAGTGTATATCATTTTCTATCTACTACACGTTGGCGTGGCTTACTTCTGCATGATACTGCCTGGTATCTTCCTCTTCCTCATCGATCGATACTTGAGATTCTTACAGTCCCGGGACAGAGTAAGATTACTCGCCTCTCGTCTTTTGCCTGGTGGTACCTTCGAAATGACTTTCGCCAAAACCTCAGGTTTAGTGtacattataatattaatttatatatagattgtaAATAACTAAACCTTCTCTTTGTTACTAATGAAATAATCTTATAATTAACTCCAGGATTGCAGTATAATCCGACGAGTATTTTGTTCATAAACGTGCCATCCATTTCCAAGTTGCAATGGCACCCTTTTACAATATCTTCCAACAGTAATATGGAGACAGATAAGCTTAGTATTATGATCCGAACTGAAGGAAGTTGGTCTCAGAAGCTTTACAAACAACTTTCTTCTTCTGTGAAGCACTTGGATGTTTCCGTTGAAGGACCATATGGGCCATCCTCGTTTTCCTTCCTGAGGTTATTTTTCACACTAATATGTTACATATATTGACTAGACATGACATGAAATGACATGCATGCATATGTATAATACATATATTTGTTTATAATGCTAACTTGGTTGGATTGATTTGGTGTTGTGATGCAGGCATGAGGCTCTGATCATGGTGAGTGGTGGAAGTGGGATCACTCCTTTCATATCTATAATCCGAGAGATTATGTTCCAAAGCACAATACCCAACTCTCATGTTCCACGAGTTGTTCTAGTTTGTGCCTTCAAGACCTCAGCAGATCTTGCCATGTTAGACCTCTTGCTTCCCATCTCAGGCTCACACGCCGAACAGATTTCCCAAATAGAACTCCAAATAGAAGCCTATGTCACCCAAGAGAACGAGCAGCCCACCTTAGAAGCCCAAAAGACCATACAGACTGCATTCTTTAAGCCCAATCCAGTGGACTTGCCCATCTCTGCAACTCTAGGCCCAAACAGCTGGCTGTGGCTGGGTGCAATAATCTCCTCCTCTTTTGTTCTTTTCCTCCTCGTGTTGGGTCTCGTGACTCGTTACTATATTTACCCAGTGGATAATTCAGGAGGGTTTTACCACTACTCGTACAGATGTCTTTGGGACATGTTTTCGGTGTGTGCCTGCATTTGCTTAGCCTCCAGTGTGGCTTTTGTTTTGTCTAAGAGTTGTAACGGCGGGTTAATGGGCACCAAGCAGATTCAGAATGTGGAAATGGCAACACCAACTTCGTCTCCTGCAGCATGGTGTTACGCTGGTGGGGATTATAGAGAGGTGGAAAGCCTTCCCATTCAGTCATTGGCACAAGCTATGAAGGTCCATTTTGGTGCCAGGCCTGATCTCAAGAGTAAGTCACCCTAATCTTTAATTTTTTGCAgttgaaaattaaattatatatggaTGGGATTATAgatgatacatatatataatatatttatcaaTGTTATGTCATCATTAAATTAGAAAATAACAAGTTTTAGTGTTACATGTGAGCCTAGttagtaatatatattttaagtacTTTAGAGGCATATATACCATCAttagttttatataaatatatataaagaaataaataataaaaaaaaaaaactgactgGGCTTCCTCTTTGCATGCATGCAGAAATTTTGTTCGAGTCCAAAGCATCTGATGTTGGAGTTCTTGTTTGTGGGCCAAGAAAGATGAGACATGAGGTTGCCAAAATTTGTGCCTCTGGTTTGGCTGATAATCTACACTTTGAGTCCATTAGTTTCAACTGGTGAAGAAAAGAAATGAATTTGATTGTGAAATGTTTAAGATTTGGTGTTATTCGTTGTTCGATTATTTGCGGTTGCTGCTTATgatatcattatcatatatattaGTTTTTCATTAGAACAGGAGATTGAACTCTCTTTCTCTGTAATAGTGTCTCTTCTGAATTACTGGACCACGGTCCATATATATAAAAGATAAACTTATTTTACTTTATTGAAAGGAGTCTTTTCACCATCGGAAAACCGTTGCCAAAGTCTTTTGTGCTTTTGTTTTTTAACGTTATTATCTATAACCTTCCTTTCCTTTAACGAAGAAgcttattattaatta from Humulus lupulus chromosome 5, drHumLupu1.1, whole genome shotgun sequence encodes the following:
- the LOC133834686 gene encoding ferric reduction oxidase 4-like isoform X1 — translated: MGKFTVLNMIFLVMFIGWLMVWILLPTKSSELKWTPKLQSQLSSKYFREQGTNILLFTFPIMFIAALSCVYLHLHKKSPNSNIGQMSGLGRRLASWRSPVCVKAPLGIVSSVELSFAVMFVVLLIWSLTNYLYFSFNGHLHMHAGEKIWHAKLRSVPLRLAYIGNVCWAFLFFPVTRGSSLLPLVGLTSESSIKYHIWLGHLSMVLFSAHTVGVLISWITANQMFKALEWSQTYVSNVAGEIAMVVALVMWVASISRVRRKMFEVFFYTHQLYTVYIIFYLLHVGVAYFCMILPGIFLFLIDRYLRFLQSRDRVRLLASRLLPGGTFEMTFAKTSGLQYNPTSILFINVPSISKLQWHPFTISSNSNMETDKLSIMIRTEGSWSQKLYKQLSSSVKHLDVSVEGPYGPSSFSFLRHEALIMVSGGSGITPFISIIREIMFQSTIPNSHVPRVVLVCAFKTSADLAMLDLLLPISGSHAEQISQIELQIEAYVTQENEQPTLEAQKTIQTAFFKPNPVDLPISATLGPNSWLWLGAIISSSFVLFLLVLGLVTRYYIYPVDNSGGFYHYSYRCLWDMFSVCACICLASSVAFVLSKSCNGGLMGTKQIQNVEMATPTSSPAAWCYAGGDYREVESLPIQSLAQAMKVHFGARPDLKKILFESKASDVGVLVCGPRKMRHEVAKICASGLADNLHFESISFNW
- the LOC133834686 gene encoding ferric reduction oxidase 4-like isoform X2, whose protein sequence is MGKFTVLNMIFLVMFIGWLMVWILLPTKSSELKWTPKLQSQLSSKYFREQGTNILLFTFPIMFIAALSCVYLHLHKKSPNSNIGLGRRLASWRSPVCVKAPLGIVSSVELSFAVMFVVLLIWSLTNYLYFSFNGHLHMHAGEKIWHAKLRSVPLRLAYIGNVCWAFLFFPVTRGSSLLPLVGLTSESSIKYHIWLGHLSMVLFSAHTVGVLISWITANQMFKALEWSQTYVSNVAGEIAMVVALVMWVASISRVRRKMFEVFFYTHQLYTVYIIFYLLHVGVAYFCMILPGIFLFLIDRYLRFLQSRDRVRLLASRLLPGGTFEMTFAKTSGLQYNPTSILFINVPSISKLQWHPFTISSNSNMETDKLSIMIRTEGSWSQKLYKQLSSSVKHLDVSVEGPYGPSSFSFLRHEALIMVSGGSGITPFISIIREIMFQSTIPNSHVPRVVLVCAFKTSADLAMLDLLLPISGSHAEQISQIELQIEAYVTQENEQPTLEAQKTIQTAFFKPNPVDLPISATLGPNSWLWLGAIISSSFVLFLLVLGLVTRYYIYPVDNSGGFYHYSYRCLWDMFSVCACICLASSVAFVLSKSCNGGLMGTKQIQNVEMATPTSSPAAWCYAGGDYREVESLPIQSLAQAMKVHFGARPDLKKILFESKASDVGVLVCGPRKMRHEVAKICASGLADNLHFESISFNW